One Panicum virgatum strain AP13 chromosome 9K, P.virgatum_v5, whole genome shotgun sequence genomic region harbors:
- the LOC120652921 gene encoding anthranilate synthase alpha subunit 2, chloroplastic, whose amino-acid sequence MESVAAASSVFSPSRVAAPAAGALVRAGAVAAARRRGRSGGLRCRAVVTPQPSAVASRRAVAEEDKRRFFEAAARGSGKGNLVPMWECIVSDHLTPVLAYRCLVPEDNVDAPSFLFESVEQGPQGTTNVGRYSMVGAHPVMEIVAKEHKVTIMDHEKGQVTEQVVDDPMQVPRSMMEGWHPQQIDDLPESFSGGWVGFFSYDTVRYVEKKKLPFSGAPQDDRNLPDVHLGLYDDVLVFDNVEKKVYVIHWVNVDRYASIEEAYQDGRSRLDLLLSKVHNSNVPTLSPGFVKLHTRQFGTPLNKSTMTSDQYKKAVMQAKEHIMAGDIFQIVLSQRFERRTYANPFEVYRALRIVNPSPYMAYVQARGCVLVASSPEILTRVSKGKIINRPLAGTVRRGKTEKEDQMQEQQLLSDEKQCAEHIMLVDLGRNDVGKVSKSGSVKVEKLMNIERYSHVMHISSTVSGQLDDHLQSWDALRAALPVGTVSGAPKVKAMELIDELEVTRRGPYSGGLGGISFDGDMQIALALRTIVFSTAPSHNTMYSYKAADRRREWVAHLQAGAGIVADSSPDDEQRECENKAAALARAIDLAESAFVDKE is encoded by the exons ATGGAATCCGTAGCAGCCGCCTCCTCCGTGTTCTCCCCGTCCCGCGTCGCcgccccggcggcgggggccctGGTTAGGGCCGGGGCGGTGGCAGCAgccaggaggagggggaggagcggcggcctgCGGTGCCGCGCCGTCGTGACGCCGCAGCCGAGCGCGGTGGCGAGCAGGAGGGCCGTGGCGGAGGAGGACAAGAGGCGGTtcttcgaggcggcggcgcgggggagcgGGAAGGGCAACCTGGTGCCCATGTGGGAGTGCATCGTGTCGGACCACCTCACCCCCGTGCTCGCCTACCGCTGCCTCGTCCCGGAGGACAACGTCGACGCCCCGAGCTTCCTCTTCGAGTCCGTCGAGCAGGGGCCGCAGGGCACCACCAACGTC GGCCGCTACAGCATGGTGGGAGCCCACCCGGTGATGGAGATAGTGGCCAAGGAGCACAAGGTCACGATCATGGACCACGAGAAGGGCCAGGTGACGGAGCAGGTCGTGGACGATCCTATGCAGGTGCCCAGGAGCATGATGGAGGGATGGCACCCACAGCAGATCGACGACCTCCCTGAATCCTTCTCAG GCGGATGGGTTGGTTTCTTTTCCTATGATACGGTTCGGTATGTTGAGAAGAAGAAGCTACCCTTCTCTGGTGCTCCTCAGGATGATAGGAACCTTCCTGATGTGCACTTGGGGCTCtacgatgatgttcttgtcttcgACAATGTTGAGAAG AAAGTGTATGTCATCCATTGGGTAAATGTGGACCGCTACGCATCAATTGAGGAAGCATACCAAGATGGCAGATCCCGGCTGGATCTGTTGCTATCCAAAGTGCACAATTCTAATGT CCCCACACTCTCTCCTGGATTTGTGAAGCTACACACTCGCCAGTTTGGTACACCTTTGAATAAGTCGACCATGACAAGTGATCAGTACAAGAAGGCTGTTATGCAGGCTAAGGAGCATATTATGGCTGGGGACATCTTCCAGATTGTTTTAAGCCAGAGGTTCGAGAGGCGAACATATGCCAACCCGTTTGAGGTTTACCGAGCATTACGAATTGTGAATCCTAGCCCATACATGGCTTATGTACAG GCACGAGGTTGTGTCCTAGTTGCATCTAGCCCTGAAATTCTTACACGAGTCAGTAAG GGCAAGATTATTAATCGGCCACTTGCTGGGACTGTTCGAAGGGGCAAGACAGAGAAGGAAGATCAAATGCAAGAGCAACAGCTACTAAGTGATGAAAAACAGTGTGCCGAGCACATTATGCTTGTAGACTTGGGAAGAAATGATGTTGGCAAG GTCTCCAAATCTGGATCAGTAAAGGTGGAAAAGTTAATGAACATTGAGCGATACTCCCATGTTATGCACATTAGCTCCACG GTTAGTGGACAGTTGGATGATCATCTCCAGAGCTGGGATGCCCTGAGAGCTGCATTGCCTGTGGGAACAGTCAGTGGAGCACCAAAG GTGAAAGCCATGGAGTTGATAGATGAGTTGGAAGTCACAAGGAGAGGACCATACAGTGGTGGTTTAGGAGGGATATCGTTTGATGGTGATATGCAAATCGCATTGGCTCTCCGCACCATTGTATTCTCAACAGCGCCAAGCCACAACACGATGTACTCATACAAAGCTGCTGATAGGCGCCGGGAATGGGTTGCTCATCTTCAGGCTGGAGCAGGCATTGTTGCTGACAGTAGCCCGGATGATGAACAGCGTGAATGCGAGAATAAGGCTGCCGCATTAGCTCGGGCTATCGATCTTGCGGAGTCAGCTTTTGTAGACAAAGAATAG
- the LOC120652922 gene encoding cold-responsive protein kinase 1-like isoform X2: MLNCVGRGGFGAVYKGNLKDGTQVAIKTLSAESKQGINEFLTEINVISNVRHPNLVKLLGCCVEGKNRLLVYEYAENNSLANALLGPKNKCIPLDWEKRAAICIGTASGLAFLHEEAQPRIVHRDIKASNILLDKRLLPKIGDFGLAKLFPDTITHISTRVAGTMGYLAPEYALLGQLTKKADIYSFGVLLLEVISGQSSSKSTWGPDMHVLLEWTWKLREEERLLEIVDPDLEKYPEEQMLRFIKVALLCTQATSQQRPSMKQVVNMLSNQTEINLQNVVPPGVLKEPRPRTGGFGGLAVDTSSSQSTKCNPAESYSTQTNMNSGQFSTTEVSPR; encoded by the exons ATGCTGAATTGCGTTGGGCGTGGAGGTTTTGGAGCAGTGTATAAA GGAAACCTGAAAGATGGCACTCAAGTCGCAATAAAAACGCTTTCAGCTGAGTCAAAACAAGGAATTAACGAATTCTTGACAGAGATTAATGTCATATCAAACGTCAGGCACCCAAACCTTGTCAAGCTACTTGGTTGCTGTGTTGAAGGAAAAAACAGATTATTGGTGTATGAGTATGCGGAGAATAACAGTTTGGCAAATGCTTTGCTTG GACCAAAGAATAAATGCATTCCATTGGACTGGGAGAAAAGGGCTGCTATCTGTATTGGAACTGCTTCTGGCCTTGCGTTTCTTCACGAGGAAGCACAACCGCGCATTGTCCACCGTGATATCAAGGCTAGCAACATATTACTTGATAAAAGGCTTCTGCCTAAAATTGGAGATTTTGGACTGGCCAAGCTTTTTCCTGATACTATCACTCACATTAGCACGCGTGTTGCAGGAACAAT GGGCTATTTAGCACCTGAGTATGCCTTATTGGGACAATTAACCAAGAAAGCAGACATATATAGTTTTGGGGTGCTTCTTCTTGAAGTTATAAGCGGTCAAAGCAGCAGCAAGTCAACTTGGGGGCCTGATATGCATGTCCTTTTGGAATGG ACATGGAAACTGcgggaagaagaaaggctcttGGAAATTGTTGATCCAGATCTGGAGAAGTACCCAGAGGAGCAAATGCTCCGTTTCATCAAGGTGGCACTGCTGTGTACACAAGCCACGTCTCAGCAAAGGCCATCCATGAAGCAGGTTGTCAATATGTTATCTAACCAGACGGAGATCAATCTGCAAAATGTGGTTCCCCCaggtgtgctgaaagaaccacgCCCGCGTACCGGAGGCTTTGGGGGTTTGGCAGTAGACACATCCTCAAGCCAAAGTACCAAATGCAATCCAGCTGAATCTTACAGTACACAGACGAACATGAATAGTGGTCAGTTTAGCACAACTGAGGTATCACCAAGGTGA
- the LOC120652922 gene encoding putative serine/threonine-protein kinase isoform X1, which produces MGSSVGCLGGRSKSRQGQNGQAAASTSPRSGRVRAGNNVQVFSLNELKTATRNFHMLNCVGRGGFGAVYKGNLKDGTQVAIKTLSAESKQGINEFLTEINVISNVRHPNLVKLLGCCVEGKNRLLVYEYAENNSLANALLGPKNKCIPLDWEKRAAICIGTASGLAFLHEEAQPRIVHRDIKASNILLDKRLLPKIGDFGLAKLFPDTITHISTRVAGTMGYLAPEYALLGQLTKKADIYSFGVLLLEVISGQSSSKSTWGPDMHVLLEWTWKLREEERLLEIVDPDLEKYPEEQMLRFIKVALLCTQATSQQRPSMKQVVNMLSNQTEINLQNVVPPGVLKEPRPRTGGFGGLAVDTSSSQSTKCNPAESYSTQTNMNSGQFSTTEVSPR; this is translated from the exons ATGGGGAGTTCGGTCGGCTGCTTGGGAGGCCGCTCCAAGTCTAGGCAAGGTCAGAATGGTCAGGCCGCCGCATCTACGTCTCCTCGTTCAG GTCGTGTAAGAGCTGGAAATAATGTACAAGTTTTCTCTCTAAACGAGTTGAAGACTGCCACACGAAACTTTCACATGCTGAATTGCGTTGGGCGTGGAGGTTTTGGAGCAGTGTATAAA GGAAACCTGAAAGATGGCACTCAAGTCGCAATAAAAACGCTTTCAGCTGAGTCAAAACAAGGAATTAACGAATTCTTGACAGAGATTAATGTCATATCAAACGTCAGGCACCCAAACCTTGTCAAGCTACTTGGTTGCTGTGTTGAAGGAAAAAACAGATTATTGGTGTATGAGTATGCGGAGAATAACAGTTTGGCAAATGCTTTGCTTG GACCAAAGAATAAATGCATTCCATTGGACTGGGAGAAAAGGGCTGCTATCTGTATTGGAACTGCTTCTGGCCTTGCGTTTCTTCACGAGGAAGCACAACCGCGCATTGTCCACCGTGATATCAAGGCTAGCAACATATTACTTGATAAAAGGCTTCTGCCTAAAATTGGAGATTTTGGACTGGCCAAGCTTTTTCCTGATACTATCACTCACATTAGCACGCGTGTTGCAGGAACAAT GGGCTATTTAGCACCTGAGTATGCCTTATTGGGACAATTAACCAAGAAAGCAGACATATATAGTTTTGGGGTGCTTCTTCTTGAAGTTATAAGCGGTCAAAGCAGCAGCAAGTCAACTTGGGGGCCTGATATGCATGTCCTTTTGGAATGG ACATGGAAACTGcgggaagaagaaaggctcttGGAAATTGTTGATCCAGATCTGGAGAAGTACCCAGAGGAGCAAATGCTCCGTTTCATCAAGGTGGCACTGCTGTGTACACAAGCCACGTCTCAGCAAAGGCCATCCATGAAGCAGGTTGTCAATATGTTATCTAACCAGACGGAGATCAATCTGCAAAATGTGGTTCCCCCaggtgtgctgaaagaaccacgCCCGCGTACCGGAGGCTTTGGGGGTTTGGCAGTAGACACATCCTCAAGCCAAAGTACCAAATGCAATCCAGCTGAATCTTACAGTACACAGACGAACATGAATAGTGGTCAGTTTAGCACAACTGAGGTATCACCAAGGTGA
- the LOC120652923 gene encoding ASC1-like protein 3, translating to MVGVSGAEAVSVAVLFSFAFICARFLLDRLVYKPLAVYLFSTKASKLMNDETRQAKIVKFSESIWKLTYYASVQAWVLMIIKQEPWSLDTMQYFNGWPNQPIPKILMFFYMCQCGFYVYSIGALVAWETRRKDFAVMMSHHVITSALIGVSYLTGFFRIGTIILALHDTSDVFLETAKLCKYTEKELGASLFFGLFAISWLLLRLIYFPFWIIKTSSYHSITFLRKVDEFPTTLYYISNTMLLTLLVFHVYWGKLICLMIMRQLNNKGQVTDDVRSDSEDDE from the exons atggtgggggtcagcggcgcggaggcggtgtCCGTCGCGGTCCTCTTCTCCTTCGCCTTCATCTGCGCCCGCTTCCTGCTGGACCGCCTCGTCTACAAG CCATTGGCAGTTTACCTATTCAGTACCAAAGCTTCTAAGTTGATGAATGACGAGACCAGGCAAGCAAAGATTGTCAAGTTCTCAGAGTCCATTTGGAAACTTACATACTATGCTTCTGTTCAAGCATGGGTCCTCATGATAATAAAGCAGGAACCATGGTCATTGGATACAATGCAATACTTCAATGGCTGGCCGAATCAACCCATTCC GAAGATATTGATGTTTTTCTACATGTGCCAGTGTGGATTTTATGTCTACAGCATTGGTGCTCTTGTTGCTTGGGAAACCCGCAGAAAAGATTTTGCTGTAATGATGTCTCATCATGTAATAACATCTGCTCTAATTGGAGTTTCATATCTGACCGG GTTTTTTCGAATTGGGACAATCATTCTCGCCCTGCATGATACAAGTGATGTGTTTCTTGAGACTGCCAAATTGTGCAAGTACACAGAAAAAGAGCTGGGTGCTAGCTTGTTTTTCGGTCTCTTTGCTATCTCCTGGCTCCTATTGCGTCTGATTTACTTTCCATTTTGGATAATCAAAACCTCTAG CTATCATTCCATCACATTCTTGAGGAAGGTGGATGAATTCCCTACAACTCTGTACTATATCTCCAACACAATGCTTCTCACATTGCTTGTGTTCCATGTGTACTGGGGGAAACTCATATGTTTGATGATAATGAGACAATTGAATAATAAAGGACAAGTTACAGATGATGTTCGATCTG ATTCCGAGGATGACGAGTAA
- the LOC120652925 gene encoding uncharacterized TPR repeat-containing protein At1g05150-like, with product MALSASAASAGRGSRAEKVRRIFERFDANGDGGLNRDEMAQLVVAVNPRVKFSEDQISAILDEVFRTYAEFILPDGKGLSLSGLLRTYDDGAGDVDRDFLALSLPAVDSDASSPEIAPGDAATPSSPPSGAAVAASLLDDHVKPLGTGGGAPPSFSSRAAAAAAAPAWATSPNHGIAFDSSWGLLDDLEILVKRLRSKQQRKGSIDGSVGGGAGNSNFDSFSEAGWSREISGAADSASSAAPWDETSRDYLTFVKELAVLRTRADASRSREEAFDNHMVIGRALSEHRLFRDALASFRRACELQPTDVRPHFRAGNCLYALGRHAEAKEEYLLALEAAEAGGSQSADILPQIHVNLGIAMEAEGMVLGACEHYREAAILCPSHARALKLLGSALFGVGEYRAAEKALEEAIFLKPDYADAHCDLASALHAVGDDDRAIQEFQKAIDLKPGHVDALYNLGGLNMDAGRFVRAAEMYTRVLSIRPNHWRAQLNKAVALLGQGESEEAKKALKEAFKMTQRVEVYDAISHLKTLQKKKPKASKGKDDGQGEQAYVVVEASKFKRVGRNTTLRQDLANALDIRSFERMTKLGHCDVELVRKEMNETDVPVSYSGTGIPEKSIRKAALEVILRRLLSFLKPDTFQGAIKAINERILSVLDAPGSGRVDLGMFFAIIAPICSGPVERRKRVVFDSLLFRPASEGSNGQIRRSDALTYIKLLRAVYIPAHGASDMLEMHGESDPTMVSYTEFLEMFNDPDWGFGILSTLVKLEESDHIRHGRHTCSICRYPIIGSRFKETKHSFSLCNRCYSEGKVPSAFKLEEYRFKEYGNESEALIDKCMCFNLHSKKLETDA from the coding sequence ATGGCGCTGTccgcgtcggcggcgtcggccggCCGGGGCTCGCGGGCGGAGAAGGTGAGGAGGATCTTCGAGCGCTTCGACGCCAACGGGGACGGCGGCCTGAACCGGGACGAGATGGCCcagctcgtcgtcgccgtcaaCCCGCGGGTCAAGTTCAGCGAGGACCAGATCTCCGCCATCCTCGACGAGGTGTTCCGCACCTACGCCGAGTTCATCCTCCCCGACGGCAAGGGCCTCTCCCTGTCGGGCCTGCTCCGCACATACGACGACGGCGCGGGCGACGTCGACCGCGACTTCCTCGCGCTCTCCCTGCCCGCCGTGGACTCCGACGCGTCCTCCCCGGAGATCGCCCCGGGGGACGCCGCCACACCCTCCTCCCCGCCCTCCGGCGCGGCCGTCGCCGCGTCGCTGCTCGACGACCACGTCAAGCCGCTCGGCACCGGCGGGGGTGCCCCGCCCTCGTTCAgctcgcgcgccgcggccgcggccgcggcgccagCGTGGGCGACCTCGCCGAACCACGGCATCGCCTTCGACTCCTCGTGGGGGCTCCTCGACGACCTGGAGATACTCGTCAAGCGCCTCCGCTCGAAGCAGCAGCGGAAGGGCTCCATCGACGGGAGCGTTGGCGGAGGCGCTGGCAACAGCAACTTCGACTCCTTCTCCGAGGCCGGGTGGTCCAGGGAGATCTCCGGCGCGGCGGATTCGGCATCCAGCGCCGCACCGTGGGACGAGACGAGCCGCGACTACCTCACCTTCGTCAAGGAACTCGCCGTGCTCCGCACGCGCGCGGACGCCTCTCGCTCGCGTGAGGAGGCCTTCGACAACCACATGGTCATCGGCCGGGCGCTTTCTGAGCACCGCCTCTTCCGAGACGCTCTAGCCAGCTTCCGCCGCGCCTGCGAGCTGCAGCCCACTGACGTCCGCCCCCACTTCCGCGCGGGGAACTGCCTGTACGCCCTCGGCCGCCACGCAGAGGCTAAGGAGGAGTACCTCCTTGCTCTTGAGGCCGCAGAGGCAGGAGGCTCCCAGTCCGCGGACATCCTCCCACAGATCCATGTCAACCTAGGCATAGCCATGGAGGCCGAGGGGATGGTACTTGGTGCCTGTGAGCACTACAGAGAGGCAGCTATACTGTGCCCATCCCATGCCCGGGCGCTCAAGCTCCTAGGGAGTGCTCTCTTTGGTGTTGGAGAGTACCGTGCAGCGGAGAAGGCACTGGAGGAGGCCATCTTCTTGAAGCCAGACTATGCTGATGCGCACTGTGACCTTGCGTCAGCCCTGCATGCAGTGGGGGATGATGACCGAGCTATTCAGGAGTtccagaaggcaatcgatctcAAACCCGGGCATGTCGACGCCCTATACAATCTTGGTGGATTGAACATGGATGCAGGTCGTTTTGTGAGGGCTGCAGAGATGTATACTCGTGTGCTAAGCATCCGACCAAACCATTGGAGGGCACAGTTAAACAAGGCAGTGGCTTTGCTCGGGCAAGGGGAGTCTGAAGAGGCCAAGAAGGCACTCAAGGAGGCATTTAAGATGACACAAAGGGTTGAAGTGTATGATGCCATCTCTCATCTGAAGACACTGCAAAAGAAGAAGCCAAAGGCGTCCAAAGGAAAAGATGATGGTCAAGGCGAGCAGGCCTATGTTGTTGTGGAGGCATCCAAGTTCAAAAGGGTTGGCAGGAATACTACCTTGCGACAGGATTTGGCTAATGCCTTAGATATAAGGTCCTTTGAGAGGATGACAAAGCTAGGTCACTGCGATGTGGAGCTTGTTAGGAAAGAGATGAATGAGACTGATGTCCCTGTATCTTACTCAGGCACTGGCATCCCCGAGAAGTCAATACGGAAAGCAGCTCTTGAGGTTATTCTTCGCAGGCTCCTCTCGTTTCTCAAGCCAGATACCTTTCAAGGAGCTATCAAGGCAATCAACGAAAGAATTCTCTCAGTCCTTGATGCACCTGGCTCTGGTCGGGTTGATCTTGGAATGTTCTTCGCCATCATTGCTCCAATCTGTTCTGGCCCAGTGGAAAGGCGCAAACGTGTGGTGTTTGATTCACTTCTTTTTCGTCCTGCTAGTGAAGGCAGCAATGGCCAGATTAGGAGGAGCGATGCGCTTACTTATATTAAGCTTCTTCGAGCTGTTTATATACCCGCCCAtggtgctagtgacatgcttgAAATGCACGGGGAGTCTGACCCTACGATGGTATCATACACAGAGTTCCTAGAGATGTTCAATGACCCAGATTGGGGATTTGGGATCCTCAGCACTCTGGTGAAGCTTGAAGAGAGTGATCACATACGTCACGGCCGCCACACATGCTCCATCTGCCGGTACCCTATCATTGGATCACGGTTCAAGGAAACAAAGCACTCGTTCAGCCTTTGTAACCGGTGCTACAGTGAAGGGAAGGTTCCATCAGCGTTCAAGTTGGAGGAGTACAGGTTCAAAGAATACGGTAATGAATCTGAGGCCCTCATCGATAAGTGCATGTGCTTCAATTTACATTCTAAGAAGTTGGAAACTGATGCTTGA
- the LOC120652926 gene encoding probable BOI-related E3 ubiquitin-protein ligase 2: protein MAFFSHHHLQQPHPQQAPPPPQHQQQPVLPSFRNALPVPVDGQIPAPFAFFNPPPAFPEQPAQAPLVDAVGLTAAAGLGWRQPREQELLGENSQMSSVDFLQTGSAVSTGLALSLEDRRHGGGGGGGGGGGAGNSSGDSPLLLLPMLDDDISREMQRLDADMDRFIKAQSERLRQSILEKVQAKQFEALASVEDKILRKIRDKEAEVETINKRNSELEDQIKQLAVEVGAWQQRAKYNESMINALKYNLEQVCAHQSKDFKEGCGDSEVDDTASCCNGGAVNLQLMPKENRQPKDLTACRVCNSSEACMLLLPCRHLCLCKECESKLSFCPLCQSSKILGMEIYM from the exons ATGGCGTTCTTCTCTCACCACCATCTCCAGCAGCCGCACCCGCAgcaggccccgccgccgccgcagcatcaGCAACAGCCGGTGCTTCCTTCCTTCAG GAACGCGCTGCCAGTGCCGGTGGATGGCCAGATCCCGGCgccctttgccttcttcaacCCGCCGCCTGCCTTCCCGGAGCAGCCCGCGCAGGCACCGC TGGTGGATGCGGTGGGGttgacggcggccgcggggctTGGGTGGAGGCAGCCGAGGGAGCAAGAGCTGCTTGGGGAGAACTCCCAGATGTCGTCCGTCGATTTCCTGCAGACGGGCTCGGCAGTGTCAACGGGGCTGGCGCTGTCTCTTGAGGACCGGCGccacggcgggggcgggggcgggggcgggggcggcggggctggGAACTCCTCGGGCGATTCCCCGCTGCTCCTGCTGCCCATGCTGGACGATGACATCTCCCGCGAGATGCAGCGGCTTGATGCTGATATGGACCGGTTCATTAAAGCTCAG AGTGAACGGCTAAGGCAATCTATATTGGAGAAAGTTCAGGCAAAGCAATTTGAGGCACTGGCCTCTGTTGAGGACAAGATACTACGGAAAATACGGGATAAAGAGGCTGAAGTGGAGACCATTAACAAAAGGAACTCTGAACTTGAGGATCAGATTAAGCAGTTGGCAGTGGAAGTTGGTGCGTGGCAACAAAGGGCCAAGTACAATGAGAGCATGATCAATGCACTCAAGTACAACTTGGAGCAGGTATGTGCCCATCAGAGCAAGGATTTCAAGGAAGGTTGTGGTGATAGCGAGGTAGATGACACGGCATCCTGTTGCAATGGTGGTGCCGTCAATTTGCAACTGATGCCGAAGGAGAACAGGCAACCGAAGGATTTGACGGCCTGCAGGGTCTGTAATTCAAGCGAGGCATGCATGCTCTTGTTGCCTTGTCGGCATCTTTGCCTATGCAAGGAGTGCGAGAGCAAGCTGAGCTTCTGCCCCCTGTGCCAGTCCTCGAAGATACTTGGCATGGAGATATATATGTAG